One genomic window of Daphnia pulex isolate KAP4 chromosome 12, ASM2113471v1 includes the following:
- the LOC124210054 gene encoding uncharacterized protein LOC124210054 isoform X2, giving the protein MFVRDFVLLSLTFLLCLFTSRGEELWREDVTGRMNIGVTASGFDQIRLDCGSNNFQVVVETLADFRGVIYTRGSFYSRKAPCFLDANGGRRFRLKIPYDQCNVEDDGEKFQVTLILQHDKELIMPGDGAFALQCDLSAKDSKSFKVSAVSSISLADPDPSGKDVPTHLKSTVSAPNVVVFKPSDIRPRKSPQRIEL; this is encoded by the exons ATGTTTGTCCGTGATTTTGTGCTCTTGTCTCTGACATTCTTATTGTGTCTGTTCACGTCAAGAGGAGAAG AATTATGGCGGGAAGATGTGACTGGGCGTATGAACATTGGTGTGACGGCTTCGGGGTTCGATCAGATCCGGCTAGACTGCGGTAGCAACAATTTTCAAGTGGTAGTAGAGACACTGGCCGATTTTAGAGGAGTCATATACACCAGAG GCAGCTTCTATTCACGAAAGGCACCGTGCTTTCTAGATGCTAACGGTGGCCGTCGTTTTCGGCTCAAAATACCATACGATCAGTGCAATGTTGAGGAT gaTGGAGAAAAGTTTCAAGTGACTCTCATCTTACAGCATGATAAGGAGCTCATTATGCCAGGAGACGGAGCTTTTGCACTGCAATGTGATCTGTCAGCCAAAGattcaaaatcttttaaagT ATCTGCCGTGTCCAGTATCAGTTTAGCTGATCCGGATCCTTCCGGAAAAGATGTTCCAACTCATTTGAAGTCCACTGTGAGCGCTCCAAACGTAGTTGTCTTCAAGCCGTCCGATATCAGACCAAGAAAGTCACCGCAAAGGATCGAGCTATAA
- the LOC124210054 gene encoding uncharacterized protein LOC124210054 isoform X1: MFVRDFVLLSLTFLLCLFTSRGEAELWREDVTGRMNIGVTASGFDQIRLDCGSNNFQVVVETLADFRGVIYTRGSFYSRKAPCFLDANGGRRFRLKIPYDQCNVEDDGEKFQVTLILQHDKELIMPGDGAFALQCDLSAKDSKSFKVSAVSSISLADPDPSGKDVPTHLKSTVSAPNVVVFKPSDIRPRKSPQRIEL, from the exons ATGTTTGTCCGTGATTTTGTGCTCTTGTCTCTGACATTCTTATTGTGTCTGTTCACGTCAAGAGGAGAAG CAGAATTATGGCGGGAAGATGTGACTGGGCGTATGAACATTGGTGTGACGGCTTCGGGGTTCGATCAGATCCGGCTAGACTGCGGTAGCAACAATTTTCAAGTGGTAGTAGAGACACTGGCCGATTTTAGAGGAGTCATATACACCAGAG GCAGCTTCTATTCACGAAAGGCACCGTGCTTTCTAGATGCTAACGGTGGCCGTCGTTTTCGGCTCAAAATACCATACGATCAGTGCAATGTTGAGGAT gaTGGAGAAAAGTTTCAAGTGACTCTCATCTTACAGCATGATAAGGAGCTCATTATGCCAGGAGACGGAGCTTTTGCACTGCAATGTGATCTGTCAGCCAAAGattcaaaatcttttaaagT ATCTGCCGTGTCCAGTATCAGTTTAGCTGATCCGGATCCTTCCGGAAAAGATGTTCCAACTCATTTGAAGTCCACTGTGAGCGCTCCAAACGTAGTTGTCTTCAAGCCGTCCGATATCAGACCAAGAAAGTCACCGCAAAGGATCGAGCTATAA
- the LOC124210045 gene encoding plexin domain-containing protein 2-like isoform X1 yields MASESRKFNWCAVLVTLTLIGICTADDYFLYESDEFPSSWQQEPVIKLLTKRQVDPKESKDAKKPVTMKPQPNSNPENSSNQKLNSPLLDLPQGNASDIQSNTDTTTIPITTSTPSTITPTPTEVLPTVDYDGLNITVKNVTQDYHRYYNSSTYPEKGMQFWIDFDKENASTHDMLSQSHRRAATVPLSFDFPFYGHWVRNITIATGGFLYTGDYVHSWLAATQYIAPLMANFDTSMSNYSTIKYMDNGTAFSVQWDKVALQDKPDGGNFSFQATLLKSGDIIFAYKDIPIPVNSIGDDAHPVKVGVSDAYIIDRTIFFVRRKTIYEYHKVDKKTEEVTSDSAIYFTALPTCVAFNSCDSCISNTIGFDCVWCSTAERCSDGMDRHRQDWLIKGCDKVFVDNIGNCSLPPLVPSSTPPMETTIPTPAPTKFPPTATTVTPTTKPWDDFDPSASRVTNVTTSTTTALPIPISEARANTQDASEDANASNVSSVVGILFLVAIVVGLGGWLFYAYRNPHTPSGQCFIRYRPAQWRWRSGEAHYTAAAIHM; encoded by the exons ATGGCGTCTGAAAGCAGGAAATTTAACTGGTGTGCTGTGTTAGTTACTCTCACCCTCATCGGCATTTGCACAGCTG ATGACTATTTTCTGTACGAGTCAGACGAATTTCCCAGCAGTTGGCAGCAAGAGCCTGTGATTAAGCTACTGACCAAACGACAAGTGGATCCAAAGGAAAGCAAAGATGCAAAGAAACCTGTGACCATGAAGCCCcaaccaaattcaaatccaGAAAATTCTTCAAATCAGAAACTAAATAGCCCACTTCTTGACTTGCCACAGGGAAACG CTTCAGACATTCAGAGCAATACTGACACTACGACTATTCCTATTACAACTTCTACACCATCCACCATTACACCAACTCCAACTGAAGTGCTACCAACTGTGGATTATGATGGTCTAAACATCACTGTTAAAAATGTCACTCAAGACTACCATCGATATTACAACAG ctCCACTTATCCTGAAAAAGGAATGCAATTTTGGATTGATTTTGACAAGGAAAATGCATCTACTCACGATATGTTGTCTCAATCACATCGTCGTGCCGCT ACGGTTCCGCTCTCCTTCGATTTTCCCTTCTATGGGCACTGGGTGCGTAACATTACCATCGCTACTGGGGGCTTTCTATATACTGGAGACTACGTTCATTCTTGGTTGGCTGCTACACAATACATTGCCCCGTTGATGGCAAATTTCGACACAAGCATGAGTAACTACTCCACTATTAAGTACATGGATAATGGAACGGCGTTTTCAGTTCAGTGGGACAAAGTTGCTCTTCAGGATAAACCCGATGGAGGCAACTTTTCATTCCAG GCAACTTTATTAAAATCTGGTGATATTATCTTTGCGTATAAAGACATTCCTATTCCAGTTAATTCAATTGGCGATGATGCCCATCCTGTCAAAGTGGGCGTTTCTGATGCTTATATCATCGACCGAACCATCTTTT TTGTCCGCCGGAAGACGATTTACGAGTACCATAAGGTAGACAAGAAAACAGAAGAGGTCACATCTGATTCGGCCATTTATTTCACCGCTCTGCCTACATGTGTTGCATTCAATTCCTGCGATTCTTGTATTTCAAACACCATTGGTTTTGATTGTGTTTGGTGCTCCACGGCTGAGCGTTGTTCTGACGGCATGGACCGCCACCGGCAAGATTGGCTGATCAAGGGTTGTGACAAAGTCTTCGTTGATAACATTGGCAACTGCAGCTTGCCACCTTTAGTTCCTTCAAGTACTCCGCCAATGGAAACAACCATTCCCACTCCTGCACCTACAAA ATTCCCACCTACGGCTACGACAGTCACGCCAACAACTAAGCCATGGGACGATTTTGATCCTTCAGCCAGTCGCGTGACAAATG TAACTACTTCGACTACTACTGCATTACCCATTCCAATTTCTGAGGCCAGGGCTAATACTCAGG ATGCTTCCGAAGATGCCAATGCTTCCAACGTTTCCTCAGTCGTTGGCATCTTGTTCTTGGTGGCCATAGTCGTTGGCCTCGGAGGATGGCTGTTTTACGCCTACAGGAATCCACACACACCGTCGGGTCAATGCTTTATTCGG TACCGCCCTGCGCAGTGGCGATGGAGATCTGGAGAAGCTCATTACACCGCTGCCGCTATTCACATGTAA
- the LOC124210045 gene encoding plexin domain-containing protein 2-like isoform X2 — MASESRKFNWCAVLVTLTLIGICTADDYFLYESDEFPSSWQQEPVIKLLTKRQVDPKESKDAKKPVTMKPQPNSNPENSSNQKLNSPLLDLPQGNASDIQSNTDTTTIPITTSTPSTITPTPTEVLPTVDYDGLNITVKNVTQDYHRYYNSSTYPEKGMQFWIDFDKENASTHDMLSQSHRRAATVPLSFDFPFYGHWVRNITIATGGFLYTGDYVHSWLAATQYIAPLMANFDTSMSNYSTIKYMDNGTAFSVQWDKVALQDKPDGGNFSFQATLLKSGDIIFAYKDIPIPVNSIGDDAHPVKVGVSDAYIIDRTIFFVRRKTIYEYHKVDKKTEEVTSDSAIYFTALPTCVAFNSCDSCISNTIGFDCVWCSTAERCSDGMDRHRQDWLIKGCDKVFVDNIGNCSLPPLVPSSTPPMETTIPTPAPTKFPPTATTVTPTTKPWDDFDPSASRVTNDASEDANASNVSSVVGILFLVAIVVGLGGWLFYAYRNPHTPSGQCFIRYRPAQWRWRSGEAHYTAAAIHM, encoded by the exons ATGGCGTCTGAAAGCAGGAAATTTAACTGGTGTGCTGTGTTAGTTACTCTCACCCTCATCGGCATTTGCACAGCTG ATGACTATTTTCTGTACGAGTCAGACGAATTTCCCAGCAGTTGGCAGCAAGAGCCTGTGATTAAGCTACTGACCAAACGACAAGTGGATCCAAAGGAAAGCAAAGATGCAAAGAAACCTGTGACCATGAAGCCCcaaccaaattcaaatccaGAAAATTCTTCAAATCAGAAACTAAATAGCCCACTTCTTGACTTGCCACAGGGAAACG CTTCAGACATTCAGAGCAATACTGACACTACGACTATTCCTATTACAACTTCTACACCATCCACCATTACACCAACTCCAACTGAAGTGCTACCAACTGTGGATTATGATGGTCTAAACATCACTGTTAAAAATGTCACTCAAGACTACCATCGATATTACAACAG ctCCACTTATCCTGAAAAAGGAATGCAATTTTGGATTGATTTTGACAAGGAAAATGCATCTACTCACGATATGTTGTCTCAATCACATCGTCGTGCCGCT ACGGTTCCGCTCTCCTTCGATTTTCCCTTCTATGGGCACTGGGTGCGTAACATTACCATCGCTACTGGGGGCTTTCTATATACTGGAGACTACGTTCATTCTTGGTTGGCTGCTACACAATACATTGCCCCGTTGATGGCAAATTTCGACACAAGCATGAGTAACTACTCCACTATTAAGTACATGGATAATGGAACGGCGTTTTCAGTTCAGTGGGACAAAGTTGCTCTTCAGGATAAACCCGATGGAGGCAACTTTTCATTCCAG GCAACTTTATTAAAATCTGGTGATATTATCTTTGCGTATAAAGACATTCCTATTCCAGTTAATTCAATTGGCGATGATGCCCATCCTGTCAAAGTGGGCGTTTCTGATGCTTATATCATCGACCGAACCATCTTTT TTGTCCGCCGGAAGACGATTTACGAGTACCATAAGGTAGACAAGAAAACAGAAGAGGTCACATCTGATTCGGCCATTTATTTCACCGCTCTGCCTACATGTGTTGCATTCAATTCCTGCGATTCTTGTATTTCAAACACCATTGGTTTTGATTGTGTTTGGTGCTCCACGGCTGAGCGTTGTTCTGACGGCATGGACCGCCACCGGCAAGATTGGCTGATCAAGGGTTGTGACAAAGTCTTCGTTGATAACATTGGCAACTGCAGCTTGCCACCTTTAGTTCCTTCAAGTACTCCGCCAATGGAAACAACCATTCCCACTCCTGCACCTACAAA ATTCCCACCTACGGCTACGACAGTCACGCCAACAACTAAGCCATGGGACGATTTTGATCCTTCAGCCAGTCGCGTGACAAATG ATGCTTCCGAAGATGCCAATGCTTCCAACGTTTCCTCAGTCGTTGGCATCTTGTTCTTGGTGGCCATAGTCGTTGGCCTCGGAGGATGGCTGTTTTACGCCTACAGGAATCCACACACACCGTCGGGTCAATGCTTTATTCGG TACCGCCCTGCGCAGTGGCGATGGAGATCTGGAGAAGCTCATTACACCGCTGCCGCTATTCACATGTAA
- the LOC124210044 gene encoding uncharacterized protein LOC124210044: MSSSVFSVNDNNGDSGSSFSNLLPVNVISEDGIHESVMLDANGLPSLPGLDEFCQNNDHVNAIYNMLGHSSNSEFIPPELCVEHNSNNENQEFRPSNHGHNGDTIFDINLSNNHCPSTSNNQDCPSSNHDSSTGTSSLSFQIRIGEPEESTSGPEPPLGTVIRRGISVIGQDQLMATPSTSQNYEGVTSEPNRVVNGVVPHAPEMLHSEDPNEEEIDEAFQNVFSGFSQAAEKEILVLLDADTLKHCLDHLRKSPLLICSFCHELFEDISPFQVHIQTCCSPPGLELKQKMDQAAMDQLARSLWKSVFLKELQNTPIGQNLKQHEGHLHNELNQIWLSGSFEPMLKCREIFIRAAVAIVSRRWVTNAVANELHRVRAIKPKQPKKRVKIDSDTDQSVADPNSSKSEKPSVSKKRKTRGRPNSKNAKKTTETDLAIRGLINDQDQTSSNTTQYHFTPETPVSDHGIDVMPVLPPSLDATEQSRLTNSREDSVTTPISDSGVDFTPEMDYELDRLVRGVPDVDLLAEAAKGFENLDNASDAWENNATADEPLSENEFVVGKILDRRLLYKVEDFNPLEEDYEYLVSWEGYGEEDNTWEPYEHLKHCTQKLTEYRERLKQKALRCRRGKRI, encoded by the exons ATGAGTTCCTCAGTTTTCTCAGTGAATGATAACAATGGAGATAGTGGATCTTCTTTCTCAAATCTGCTTCCTGTTAATGTGATCAGTGAGGATGGTATTCACGAGAGTGTGATGCTCGATGCGAATGGACTACCCTCTCTGCCCGGCCTTGATGAATTCTGCCAGAATAATGATCATGTCAATGCAATTTATAATATGCTTGGTCATAGTTCAAATTCTGAATTTATCCCCCCTGAACTTTGTGTGGAGCATAATTCCAACAACGAAAATCAAGAATTCCGACCTTCAAATCATG GTCATAATGGGGATACCATATTTGACATAAATCTGTCCAATAACCACTGTCCATCCACCAGCAATAACCAAGACTGCCCATCTTCAAATCACG ATTCATCAACAGGTACATCTTCGCTGAGTTTTCAAATTCGAATCGGAGAACCCGAAGAAAGCACAAGTGGACCAG AACCACCATTGGGTACTGTCATCCGTAGAGGTATATCAGTGATTGGCCAAGACCAACTGATGGCCACGCCTAGTACCAGTCAAAACTACGAGGGTGTGACTAGCGAGCCAAACAGGGTTGTAAATGGTGTGGTTCCGCATGCACCCGAAATGTTACACTCGGAAGATCCAAATGAAGAAGAGATTG atgaggcgttccaaaatgtttttagtGGCTTTAGTCAggcagcagaaaaagaaattcttgtcCTGTTGGATGCTGACACACTAAAAC ATTGTTTGGATCACCTCCGCAAGTCCCCGTTACTTATTTGCAGTTTTTGTCACGAACTCTTTGAAGACATATCACCGTTTCAAGTTCATATTCAGACCTGCTGCTCTCCGCCAGGACTTGAACTTAAGCAAAAAATGGATCAAGCTGCCATGGATCAGCTTGCCCGCTCCTTGTGGAAATCTGTTTTCTTAAAAGAATTACAGAATACGCCAATCGGGCAAAATTTAA agCAACACGAAGGACACTTGCATAACGAACTAAATCAGATTTGGTTATCTGGGTCTTTTGAGCCCATGCTTAAATGTCgtgaaatttttattcgagCTGCTGTAGCCATAGTCTCTCGTAGGTGGGTTACGAACGCTGTCGCCAACGAACTTCATCGTGTCAGAGCAATTAAACCTAAG CAACCGAAAAAGCGTGTCAAGATTGATTCTGACACGGATCAGTCTGTCGCAGATCCAAACTCATCCAAATCTGAAAAACCATCTGTatcgaagaagagaaagactCGTGGCAGGCCAAACAGTAAGAACGCCAAAAAGACAACCGAAACAGATCTTGCCATCCGAGGACTTATCAATGATCAGGATCAGACGAGCAGCAACACTACTCAGTATCACTTCACTCCGGAAACGCCCGTGTCCGACCATGGAATAGACGTGATGCCAGTGTTGCCTCCCAGTTTGGATGCGACAGAACAGTCCCGCCTAACAAACAGTAGAGAAGACTCCGTTACGACACCCATATCAGACAGTGGAGTAGATTTTACACCCGAAATGGATTACGAATTGGACCGTTTAGTCAGAGGAGTGCCTGATGTTGACTTACTCGCAGAAGCCGCCAAAGGTTTTGAAAATCTTGATAACGCATCtg ACGCGTGGGAAAATAATGCCACGGCGGATGAACCGTTAAGCGAAAACGAGTTCGTTGTTGGCAAGATCTTAGATCGTCGGTTGCTCTACAAAGTTGAAGATTTCAATCCACTAGAAGAAGATTACGAGTACCTCGTTTCATGGGAGGGTTACGGTGAAGAAGACAACACCTGGGAACCTTACGAACATCTAAAGCACTGCACTCAAAAGCTGACAGAATACCGTGAACGGCTAAAACAAAAGGCACTAAGATGTCGACGAGGGAAGCGAATTTGA
- the LOC124210057 gene encoding UPF0488 protein CG14286-like codes for MPPKRFPKREPVGRKPPAVAKQNLDIPVTGSSETPDDQIQNTEEELNFCIHQLKLSLNSKKLTPKQIDAIKKDVTILENPQELMVKKRCIMKMSLGDYRKKMEMEKRKVPLGLRNAAIGTASTSTGQFMRKSHLVIDQENKDKFSFQHSDNSFRFNFDSGQKE; via the exons ATGCCTCCAAAGCGCTTTCCAAAACGCGAG ccaGTAGGTAGAAAGCCTCCTGCTGTTGCAAAACAGAATTTAGATATTCCTGTAACTGGATCATCAGAGACTCCCGATGATCAGATTCAGAACACCGAAGAAGaacttaatttttgtattcACCAACTGAAGCTGTCACTGaactcaaaaaaattaactccaaaacaaa TTGATGCAATTAAAAAGGATGTCACCATTCTTGAAAATCCACAAGAGTTGATGGTGAAAAAGAGATGCATTATGAAAATGAGTCTAGGGGACTAtcgaaaaaagatggaaatggaaaaacgAAAGGTTCCCTTGG GGTTACGAAATGCTGCTATAGGAACGGCTTCAACAAGTACTGGTCAGTTTATGAGGAAATCCCACCTTGTTAttgatcaagaaaataaagataaattttcttttcagcaTTCTGATAATAGCTTTAGGTTCAATTTTGATAGTGGTCAAAaggaatga
- the LOC124210053 gene encoding uncharacterized protein LOC124210053 — translation MMLRNFFSVGRFMSNSHRLPISSVLPARYFSMQQSGPTNMNNPMPISLLIPILPKVSPSIYEKSGGKGILDWKMPQHLPTSAILPVIKEDITLPTASPDMPQLEKQAARMIVIRRRKMKKHKLKKLRKVRKFEYRRMALKRKTKKEKEFQMQLSAQVAQAEQFDAKSYVEGIIRIAKEDLTVKRKPHPTNKKNPCLHDEDGKRIMLNQHMYGRK, via the exons ATGATGCTGCGTAATTTTTTCAGCGTTGGCAGGTTTATGTCCAACTCTCACCGGCTTCCTATTTCTTCAGTCCTTCCTGCAA GGTACTTTTCAATGCAACAAAGTGGGCCTACAAATATGAACAATCCAATGCCTATATCCCTCCTCATCCCGATATTGCCTAAGGTAAGCCCATCCATCTATGAGAAAAGTGGGGGAAAAGGCATACTTGACTGGAAAATGCCTCAACATTTACCAACATCAGCAATTTTACCTGTCATCAAAGAAGATATTACTTTACCAACAGCTAGTCCTGATATGCCCCAGTTAGAAAAACAGGCTGCCAGAATGATTGTCATCAGACGtaggaaaatgaagaagcaCAAGCTGAAGAAGCTAAGAAAAGTTAGAAAATTTGAGTACAGAAGGATGgccctgaaaagaaaaacaaaaaaggaaaaagaatttcaaatgcAACTTTCAGCACAGGTTGCACAAGCTGAGCAATTTGATGCCAAATCCTATGTTGAAGGAATTATCAGAATTGCAAAAGAAGATTTAACTGTAAAACGTAAACCTCATccaactaacaaaaaaaatccttgtttGCATGATGAGGATGGTAAAAGAATCATGTTAAACCAACACATGTATGGAAGGAAATGA